In Actinomadura citrea, a single window of DNA contains:
- a CDS encoding HAD family hydrolase — translation MTAVLRRPRALLLDFGGVLVETSKRAGWQAALAKEVHALLSGAGSRELDAAAVETDIRAGAAADKCWKDAMSRPYAPRETTHAAFWGDYVAADWPAPARQLVVAHATPLCKRMGELRQDRRTRPGIPELLDAAAGLGIPCAVVSNALSGAVHRDYTASTGLAGKLALEVYSDEVGIRKPNPEMIWIATRALGVEPPDAWYVGDNFDRDVLCGHRAGVGGNVLMVAKGTHDVPFEVRCRPDAVVDDGHGLLDLLTATIEGEQ, via the coding sequence GTGACCGCGGTTCTGCGCCGGCCGAGGGCGCTGCTGCTGGACTTCGGCGGGGTGCTGGTCGAGACCTCCAAGCGGGCCGGCTGGCAGGCGGCCCTGGCCAAGGAGGTGCACGCCCTTCTCTCCGGCGCCGGCTCCCGCGAGCTGGACGCCGCCGCGGTCGAGACCGACATCAGGGCGGGCGCGGCCGCGGACAAGTGCTGGAAGGACGCGATGTCCCGCCCGTACGCGCCTCGCGAGACGACCCACGCCGCCTTCTGGGGCGACTACGTGGCGGCCGACTGGCCCGCGCCCGCGCGGCAGCTCGTCGTCGCGCACGCCACCCCGCTGTGCAAGCGGATGGGCGAACTGCGGCAGGACCGCCGCACCCGTCCGGGCATCCCCGAACTGCTCGACGCCGCCGCCGGACTCGGCATCCCCTGCGCGGTCGTCAGCAACGCGCTGTCCGGTGCGGTGCACCGGGACTACACGGCCTCGACGGGGCTGGCGGGCAAGCTGGCCCTGGAGGTCTACAGCGACGAGGTCGGGATCCGCAAACCCAACCCGGAGATGATCTGGATCGCGACCCGTGCCCTCGGGGTCGAGCCGCCCGACGCGTGGTACGTCGGCGACAACTTCGACCGGGACGTCCTGTGCGGGCACCGCGCCGGCGTCGGCGGGAACGTGCTGATGGTGGCCAAGGGCACCCACGACGTCCCGTTCGAGGTGCGATGCCGCCCCGACGCCGTCGTCGACGACGGGCACGGACTGCTCGACCTGCTCACCGCCACGATCGAAGGAGAACAATGA
- a CDS encoding inositol monophosphatase family protein, translating to MSVDVPASRELAGIAELAARATGDRLRTAFRSRPEVDLKRDFHDPVTEHDRAAEETIREVLAEHAPGSAVVGEEGGVGGGDGDLRWFVDPIDGTANFAVGLPFFCVSIGAAVGDELVAGVVYDPVRDDMFTATLDGATCNGEPIRSRGATRDETAVLVTGYPNAREMHRRGEESLRRFGSLVNAFATVRRPGSAALTLAHVAAGWADVAYGTSVNAWDVAAAVLLVRQAGGTYLPLNGEPGGHDWEAPGYLACVGGFDLDGSVIADVAGLVNAGEPA from the coding sequence ATGAGCGTCGATGTCCCCGCCTCGCGGGAGCTCGCCGGGATCGCCGAACTCGCGGCCCGCGCCACCGGCGACCGTCTGCGGACGGCGTTCCGGTCGCGTCCCGAGGTCGATCTCAAGCGCGACTTCCACGACCCGGTCACCGAGCACGACCGGGCGGCGGAGGAGACGATCCGGGAGGTGCTGGCGGAGCACGCCCCGGGAAGCGCCGTCGTCGGTGAAGAGGGCGGCGTGGGCGGAGGCGACGGCGACCTGCGCTGGTTCGTCGACCCCATCGACGGGACGGCCAACTTCGCCGTCGGCCTGCCGTTCTTCTGCGTGTCCATCGGCGCGGCCGTAGGCGATGAGCTGGTCGCGGGCGTGGTCTACGACCCGGTGCGCGACGACATGTTCACCGCCACGCTCGACGGCGCCACCTGCAACGGCGAGCCGATCCGCAGCCGCGGGGCGACCCGCGACGAGACCGCGGTGCTCGTCACCGGCTACCCCAACGCGCGGGAGATGCACCGCCGCGGAGAGGAGTCGCTGCGGCGGTTCGGCTCGCTGGTCAACGCGTTCGCCACCGTGCGCCGTCCGGGCAGCGCCGCCCTCACCCTCGCCCACGTCGCCGCCGGATGGGCGGACGTGGCCTACGGGACGTCCGTCAACGCGTGGGACGTCGCGGCGGCCGTGCTGCTGGTCCGGCAGGCCGGCGGCACCTACCTGCCGCTGAACGGGGAGCCCGGCGGCCACGACTGGGAGGCCCCCGGCTACCTGGCGTGCGTGGGCGGCTTCGACCTGGACGGCTCCGTCATCGCCGACGTCGCGGGGCTCGTGAACGCCGGTGAGCCCGCATGA
- a CDS encoding ABC transporter ATP-binding protein, protein MNADTTSAGTRDEKTPPRREGATLTVEDLSVHYGGVCAVSSIGFTVEPGQSVGIIGANGAGKTSTLKALMGLVPRSGGRVTFGDTDLAKVRARDVVRHGIGYVPEGRHVFPGLTVEKNLMLGAYARSWRDTGTREALAGVYELFPVLAEMRSRLAGALSGGQQQMLAVGRALMARPRLILLDEPSMGLSPKLVEDILAVLLRLREEGLSLLLVEQNAKLTFEATSDCVVMENGEVAMTGTSRELRDDVRVRRIYLGL, encoded by the coding sequence ATGAACGCCGACACGACCTCCGCCGGAACCCGAGACGAGAAGACGCCCCCGAGGAGGGAGGGCGCGACCCTCACGGTGGAGGACCTGTCCGTCCACTACGGAGGGGTCTGCGCGGTCAGCTCGATCGGCTTCACCGTCGAGCCCGGCCAGTCGGTGGGCATCATCGGCGCGAACGGCGCGGGCAAGACCTCCACGCTCAAGGCGCTGATGGGCCTGGTGCCGCGCAGCGGCGGCCGCGTCACCTTCGGGGACACCGACCTGGCGAAGGTCAGGGCGCGCGACGTCGTCCGGCACGGCATCGGCTACGTCCCCGAGGGGCGGCACGTCTTCCCCGGCCTCACCGTCGAGAAGAACCTGATGCTGGGCGCCTACGCCCGGTCGTGGCGCGACACCGGGACCAGGGAGGCCCTCGCCGGGGTCTACGAGCTGTTCCCGGTGCTGGCGGAGATGCGGTCCCGGCTCGCCGGCGCCCTGTCCGGCGGGCAGCAGCAGATGCTGGCCGTCGGCAGGGCGCTGATGGCCCGGCCGCGGCTGATCCTCCTGGACGAGCCGTCCATGGGGCTGTCGCCGAAGCTCGTGGAGGACATCCTCGCCGTGCTGCTGCGGCTGCGCGAGGAGGGGCTGAGCCTGCTGCTGGTCGAGCAGAACGCCAAGCTGACCTTCGAGGCCACGAGCGACTGCGTGGTCATGGAGAACGGGGAGGTGGCCATGACCGGCACCTCACGCGAACTGCGCGACGACGTCCGCGTCCGCCGCATCTACCTGGGCCTGTGA
- a CDS encoding bifunctional sugar phosphate isomerase/epimerase/4-hydroxyphenylpyruvate dioxygenase family protein gives MRRSIATVSLSGSLADKLTAIGAAGFDGVEIFENDLLGSDMSPEDVRRRAADLGLTIDLYQPFRDFEAVPPDVLAAGLRRAEHKFAVMERLGATRLLVCSNVSPAAIDDDALAAEQLRLLAERAAEHGVDVAYEALAWGRHVDDYFHAWRIVRAADHPNLGLCLDSFHILARDVDPYAIRTIPGDKIFFVQLADAPTLPMDVLHWSRHYRCFPGQGDLDVAGLVDHVLRTGYDGPLSLEVFNDIFRQAAAMRTAQDAMRSLIALEEVVQRAGDAPRPGGALPPPLAPTGFAFAELAAPSAGPVGELLGALGFVRGGRHAGKPVELWEQGAARILVNSGSAEGQDGPALAAVGLESPDPAASVKRAEALLSPVLPRLRGPRDAPLDAVAAPDGTEVFFCRTARPDHSSWTDDFSRDRRPAGEAPGEITHIDHVALTQPWHHFDEASLFYRSVLGLRPHDSLELPDPYGLMRSRAVSTEDGGVRVALNVAYVGAHDGRYDLAWQHVALASADIVATARRAHAAGAATLAIPDNYYDDLEARFDLGAERHRLLRELGLLYDRDEQGEFLHFYTATIGRVFFEIVQRLGGYRGYGAVNAPVRLAAQHARRTRRAPQ, from the coding sequence ATGCGCAGGTCGATCGCGACCGTGTCGCTCAGCGGGTCGCTGGCCGACAAGCTGACCGCCATCGGGGCCGCAGGGTTCGACGGGGTCGAGATCTTCGAGAACGACCTTCTCGGCAGCGACATGAGCCCCGAGGACGTGCGCCGCAGGGCGGCGGACCTCGGGCTCACCATCGACCTCTATCAGCCCTTCCGCGACTTCGAGGCGGTGCCGCCCGACGTCCTCGCGGCCGGGCTGCGGCGCGCAGAGCACAAGTTCGCCGTGATGGAGCGGCTCGGCGCCACGCGGCTGCTGGTCTGCTCGAACGTCTCCCCCGCGGCGATCGACGACGACGCCCTCGCCGCCGAGCAGCTGAGGCTGCTCGCGGAGCGCGCCGCGGAGCACGGCGTCGACGTCGCCTACGAGGCGCTCGCCTGGGGGCGGCACGTCGACGACTACTTCCACGCCTGGCGGATCGTGCGCGCGGCCGACCACCCCAACCTCGGGCTGTGCCTGGACAGCTTCCACATCCTGGCCCGCGACGTCGACCCGTACGCGATCCGGACGATCCCGGGCGACAAGATCTTCTTCGTGCAGCTCGCGGACGCGCCGACGCTGCCGATGGACGTCCTCCACTGGAGCCGGCACTACCGCTGCTTCCCCGGGCAGGGCGACCTCGACGTGGCGGGGCTCGTCGACCACGTCCTGCGGACCGGGTACGACGGCCCGCTGTCGCTGGAGGTCTTCAACGACATCTTCCGGCAGGCCGCCGCGATGCGCACCGCGCAGGACGCCATGCGGTCGCTCATCGCCCTGGAGGAGGTCGTCCAGCGGGCGGGCGATGCGCCGCGCCCGGGCGGAGCCCTTCCCCCTCCGCTCGCGCCGACCGGGTTCGCGTTCGCCGAGCTGGCCGCGCCGTCCGCCGGGCCGGTCGGCGAGCTGCTGGGCGCGCTGGGATTCGTCCGCGGCGGGCGGCATGCCGGCAAGCCGGTGGAACTGTGGGAGCAGGGGGCCGCGCGCATCCTGGTGAACAGCGGGAGCGCGGAGGGCCAGGACGGTCCCGCGCTCGCCGCCGTCGGGCTGGAGTCGCCCGACCCGGCGGCGTCGGTCAAGCGCGCCGAGGCGCTCCTGTCTCCCGTCCTGCCCCGCCTGCGCGGCCCCCGGGACGCGCCCCTGGACGCCGTCGCGGCCCCGGACGGGACCGAGGTGTTCTTCTGCCGCACCGCCCGGCCCGACCATTCCAGCTGGACCGACGACTTCTCGCGGGACCGCCGTCCCGCCGGTGAGGCGCCGGGCGAGATCACCCATATCGACCATGTGGCGCTGACCCAGCCCTGGCACCACTTCGACGAGGCGTCGCTGTTCTACCGGAGCGTCCTCGGGCTCCGGCCGCATGACAGCCTCGAACTGCCCGACCCCTACGGGCTGATGCGGAGCCGCGCGGTCTCCACCGAGGACGGCGGGGTGCGGGTGGCGCTCAACGTCGCCTATGTCGGGGCGCACGACGGCAGGTACGACCTGGCGTGGCAGCACGTGGCGCTGGCGAGCGCCGACATCGTGGCGACCGCGCGGCGGGCGCACGCGGCGGGGGCGGCGACGCTCGCCATTCCGGACAACTACTACGACGATCTCGAAGCCCGGTTCGACCTCGGCGCGGAACGGCACCGGCTGCTCCGGGAACTCGGACTGCTCTACGACCGGGACGAGCAGGGGGAGTTCCTGCATTTCTACACGGCGACGATCGGCCGGGTGTTCTTCGAGATCGTCCAGCGGCTGGGCGGCTACCGGGGATACGGCGCGGTCAACGCGCCGGTCCGGCTGGCCGCGCAGCACGCCCGGCGGACCCGCCGCGCGCCACAATAG
- a CDS encoding Cof-type HAD-IIB family hydrolase: MSATGARTADWIVTDLDGTLVGRDLKIVEPSLTALRRFIASGGTVLIATGRSEEAALPYYRTLGLTTPAILYNGARVVDLSTGAVLFRRCLGVAAWAKLTLLFAELPAGVWPVAFAKGRAHTARSSPALLEYARRDGIEFEEISSWGDLPLDDIVKVMFICDRPGLMDPTEEAVSAAVPGVTLVRSESTYLEALPEGATKGTALRELASSQGVALSAVAAIGDNPNDLDMIQAAGLGAAVGDGAEAVRAAADVVVGPCAEGAVADLVARVLP; encoded by the coding sequence ATGAGCGCGACCGGAGCGCGGACCGCCGACTGGATCGTCACCGACCTCGACGGGACCCTCGTCGGGCGCGACCTGAAGATCGTCGAGCCGAGCCTGACCGCGCTGCGCCGCTTCATCGCCTCCGGCGGCACCGTCCTCATCGCCACCGGGCGCAGCGAGGAGGCCGCGCTTCCGTACTACCGGACGCTCGGCCTGACCACCCCCGCGATCCTGTACAACGGGGCGCGCGTGGTCGACCTCAGCACCGGCGCCGTCCTGTTCCGGCGCTGCCTCGGCGTCGCCGCCTGGGCGAAGCTCACGCTGCTGTTCGCCGAGCTGCCCGCCGGGGTCTGGCCGGTCGCCTTCGCCAAGGGCCGCGCCCACACCGCGCGATCCTCGCCGGCGCTGCTGGAGTACGCCCGCCGCGACGGCATCGAGTTCGAAGAGATCAGCTCCTGGGGCGACCTGCCGTTGGACGACATCGTCAAGGTCATGTTCATCTGCGACCGCCCCGGGCTGATGGATCCGACCGAGGAGGCGGTGTCGGCGGCCGTGCCCGGCGTCACCCTCGTCAGGTCCGAGAGCACCTACCTGGAGGCGCTGCCCGAGGGCGCGACCAAGGGCACGGCGCTGCGCGAGCTGGCCTCGTCCCAGGGCGTGGCCCTGAGCGCCGTCGCGGCGATCGGCGACAACCCCAACGACCTGGACATGATCCAGGCCGCCGGCCTCGGCGCCGCCGTCGGGGACGGCGCCGAGGCCGTCCGGGCCGCCGCCGACGTGGTCGTGGGCCCGTGCGCCGAGGGCGCCGTCGCCGACCTCGTGGCCCGCGTCCTGCCGTGA
- a CDS encoding TetR family transcriptional regulator, with translation MSTRSVTPASGERQRDADRTRAEILDVAQREFARHGYAGARVDDMAALMRTTKRMIYYYFGGKEKLYLAVLEKAYAEVRKLESAIDVRHLAPVEAIRTLAELTFDHHEAHPDFIKLVSIENIHQAEHLRESRMLADLSGPVADLISQILDAGRASGDFVAEADAVDVHMMISSFCFFRIANQHTFGVLFGRDMTAPEHRERHREMIGDMVVAYLTAAGRGGLREGGN, from the coding sequence ATGTCGACGCGGTCCGTCACACCCGCCTCGGGAGAGCGTCAGCGCGACGCCGACCGCACCCGGGCGGAGATCCTGGACGTCGCTCAGCGGGAATTCGCGCGGCACGGTTACGCCGGCGCCCGGGTGGACGACATGGCGGCGCTCATGCGCACCACCAAACGGATGATCTACTACTACTTCGGCGGCAAGGAAAAGCTGTACCTCGCCGTGCTGGAGAAGGCCTACGCCGAGGTCAGGAAACTGGAATCGGCCATCGACGTGCGGCATCTGGCGCCGGTGGAGGCGATCCGGACGCTGGCGGAACTGACCTTCGACCACCACGAGGCGCATCCCGACTTCATCAAGCTCGTCAGCATCGAGAACATTCACCAGGCCGAGCACCTGCGCGAGTCGCGCATGCTCGCCGATCTCAGCGGGCCGGTCGCCGACCTCATCTCGCAGATCCTCGACGCCGGCCGCGCGAGCGGCGACTTCGTGGCCGAGGCGGACGCCGTCGACGTGCACATGATGATCAGTTCGTTCTGTTTCTTCCGGATCGCCAACCAGCACACGTTCGGCGTCCTGTTCGGCCGCGACATGACGGCGCCCGAACACCGGGAGCGTCACCGCGAGATGATCGGCGACATGGTCGTCGCCTACCTGACCGCCGCCGGACGCGGAGGACTCCGGGAGGGCGGGAACTAG
- a CDS encoding ABC transporter ATP-binding protein — translation MPDITLSGVVKHYVGGGRAAVKDLDLVIPDGSFTCLLGPSGCGKTTTLRMIAGLEQPTRGEISVGDRVLDSVERGVYVPPEKRDMGLVFQNYALWPHLTVRGNTEFGLRMRRVPAERRRARAQEALEKVRVADCMDRYPSQLSGGQQQRVALARMLAVDPDVLLLDEPLSNLDARLRLEMRTELKRIHEETGATVVFVTHDQMEAMTMATHIAVMSEGELQQVAPPMEMYERPANRFVAEFVGSPPMNIVPLGDEPDGLAGSLLRYVEKRAGLSGALCAGVRPEALKLARSRDEVPDTAWADEAVVETVLPTGSSWTVQLRVLDTDLFAVTHEDPEAAPGDALHCWTRPGRLHVFAEDGSRMGAWDDAVAPVRKAAS, via the coding sequence ATGCCGGACATCACCCTCAGCGGAGTGGTCAAGCACTACGTCGGCGGCGGCCGCGCCGCGGTGAAGGACCTCGACCTCGTCATCCCGGACGGGTCCTTCACCTGCCTGCTCGGACCGTCCGGCTGCGGCAAGACCACCACCCTGCGCATGATCGCCGGGCTGGAGCAGCCGACCCGGGGCGAGATCAGCGTGGGCGACCGGGTCCTGGACTCGGTCGAGCGCGGCGTCTACGTCCCGCCGGAGAAGCGGGACATGGGCCTGGTGTTCCAGAACTACGCGCTCTGGCCGCACCTCACCGTCCGCGGCAACACCGAGTTCGGGCTCCGGATGCGCAGGGTGCCGGCGGAGCGCCGCAGGGCCCGTGCCCAGGAGGCTCTGGAGAAGGTGCGCGTCGCCGACTGCATGGACCGGTACCCGTCCCAGCTGTCCGGCGGCCAGCAGCAGCGCGTCGCGCTGGCGCGGATGCTCGCCGTCGACCCCGACGTCCTGCTGCTGGACGAGCCGCTGTCCAACCTCGACGCGCGGCTGCGCCTGGAGATGCGGACGGAGCTGAAGCGCATCCACGAGGAGACGGGCGCGACGGTCGTGTTCGTCACCCACGACCAGATGGAGGCCATGACGATGGCCACGCACATCGCGGTCATGTCGGAGGGAGAGCTCCAGCAGGTCGCGCCGCCGATGGAGATGTACGAGCGTCCGGCCAACCGCTTCGTCGCCGAGTTCGTGGGAAGCCCCCCGATGAACATCGTCCCCCTGGGCGACGAGCCCGACGGGCTCGCCGGGTCGCTGCTGCGCTATGTGGAGAAGCGCGCCGGCCTGAGCGGGGCGTTGTGCGCGGGCGTCCGGCCCGAGGCGCTGAAGCTGGCGCGCTCGCGGGACGAGGTGCCCGACACGGCCTGGGCGGACGAGGCCGTCGTCGAGACCGTCCTGCCGACCGGGTCGAGCTGGACCGTGCAGCTGCGCGTCCTGGACACCGACCTGTTCGCCGTCACCCACGAGGACCCCGAGGCGGCGCCGGGCGACGCGCTCCACTGCTGGACGCGTCCCGGGCGGCTCCACGTGTTCGCCGAGGACGGTTCCCGGATGGGCGCCTGGGACGATGCCGTCGCGCCCGTCCGGAAGGCGGCCTCGTGA
- a CDS encoding MBL fold metallo-hydrolase, which translates to MILTVVGCAGTVPGPEAACSCYLLEHDGFRLLLDAGTGSLGPLQRFADPCAIDAVLISHRHRDHCSDLVPLAYLRDRRGTTARLPVIAPAGTAAHVAAPSGYARALDWRDPPAGSARLGPLTIETVPVRHSVPAQAVRVTAGSASLTYSGDTGECAELLELARGTNVLLCEAAAAVETPGSGAAHLTPAQAARLAEEAGAAHLVLTHLRPWADPMAALREARASYHGPLTLATPGLRLIT; encoded by the coding sequence GTGATCCTGACCGTCGTCGGCTGCGCGGGCACCGTCCCGGGGCCGGAGGCCGCGTGCTCCTGCTACCTGCTGGAACACGACGGCTTCCGGCTCCTGCTGGACGCCGGGACGGGCTCGCTCGGGCCCCTGCAGCGCTTCGCCGATCCGTGCGCGATCGACGCGGTGCTCATCAGCCACCGGCATCGCGACCACTGCTCGGACCTGGTGCCCCTCGCCTACCTGCGGGATCGCAGGGGCACCACCGCCCGGCTGCCCGTGATCGCCCCGGCGGGGACCGCGGCGCACGTCGCCGCCCCGTCTGGCTACGCGCGGGCCCTCGACTGGCGGGACCCGCCCGCGGGGTCGGCCAGGCTCGGGCCGTTGACGATCGAGACGGTTCCGGTGCGGCACTCGGTGCCGGCGCAGGCCGTCCGGGTCACCGCCGGATCCGCGAGCCTCACCTACTCGGGCGACACCGGTGAATGCGCGGAGCTCCTGGAACTGGCGCGCGGGACGAACGTCCTCCTGTGCGAGGCGGCGGCCGCCGTCGAGACCCCCGGCTCGGGCGCCGCCCACCTCACCCCGGCGCAGGCGGCACGCCTGGCCGAGGAAGCCGGCGCCGCCCACCTCGTCCTCACCCACCTGCGGCCATGGGCCGACCCCATGGCCGCCCTCCGGGAGGCCCGCGCGTCCTACCACGGCCCCCTCACCCTGGCGACCCCCGGCTTGAGACTGATCACCTGA
- a CDS encoding PQQ-binding-like beta-propeller repeat protein: MERRNFLAGAAAAAGGTVAFAPLRAPEAQAEAARSRLALPVPRQPAAFGSTGRDFPTVCGNLANQNHSTLRRINRGNVEHLGGAWHVNLEGGSASGRSQQSTIVAADGVLYVQTAEQNVFAVDGRTGEIRWRTSVGARQTNMRGVGLGEGLIFTTSGENIVYALDQRTGAVVWRRELLVAGEGDPSCDPEEGQCGGNRGGLAGAVVYWDGLIYVGTEGSTAGARGRGYALNARTGEVAWTFWGTPGPGEYGNDTWEGDTWKTGGAVCWIHPAIDPELGLVYWTFGNPYPRTNGSTRGGANLFSNCLVAIDAKTGKRRWHFQSVHHDIWDYDNVMAPVLIDLQIGHRKRKVVVYGSKVGMYYILDRATGRPVHGITERPVPQEPRQKTWPTQPFPGGEPFVHQAPSFHDATRPVPYYPTGGIFTPFWDDATILFPGAGGGADWSYLSFSPHTGFVYVGYGLINSSYSNTNGGRVNTARPFGEYFSGGLAAVDPRTNKPVWRKEGEWSLAHGNGILTTAGRVMFQGRPDGVLVAMDDTNGRDLWTWQCGAGVHTSPISYEIDGEQYLAVFAGGSGLPYPDIPKGDHLWAFKLGGEVGPAPTPTPPSRRNQIRAAAVAGGAVNDTVTLGRIWDPVAGAPGGEENTVAQNAMAPQHLTVPVGTEVTFVNPAGNGHSHGAASFFEHVFNSGRLKPGESYEHRFTERGEYFYNDPVFPQSTGKIVVR; this comes from the coding sequence ATGGAACGACGGAACTTCCTGGCCGGCGCGGCGGCGGCCGCCGGCGGCACCGTGGCCTTCGCGCCGCTCCGTGCTCCGGAGGCGCAGGCCGAGGCCGCCCGCTCCCGGCTCGCGCTGCCGGTGCCCCGGCAGCCGGCCGCGTTCGGCTCGACCGGACGCGACTTCCCGACGGTCTGCGGCAACCTCGCCAACCAGAACCACTCCACGCTCCGCAGGATCAACCGCGGCAACGTCGAGCACCTCGGCGGCGCCTGGCACGTCAACCTCGAAGGTGGCAGCGCCTCCGGCCGCTCGCAGCAGAGCACGATCGTCGCCGCGGACGGCGTCCTGTACGTGCAGACCGCCGAGCAGAACGTGTTCGCCGTCGACGGCCGGACCGGCGAGATCAGGTGGCGGACCAGCGTCGGCGCCCGGCAGACCAACATGCGCGGCGTGGGGCTGGGGGAGGGGCTGATCTTCACCACCTCCGGCGAGAACATCGTCTACGCCCTCGACCAGAGGACCGGCGCCGTCGTCTGGCGGCGCGAGCTGCTCGTCGCCGGGGAGGGCGACCCGTCCTGCGACCCCGAGGAGGGGCAGTGCGGGGGCAACCGCGGCGGGCTCGCCGGGGCCGTCGTCTACTGGGACGGCCTCATCTACGTCGGGACCGAGGGCAGCACGGCCGGCGCCCGCGGCCGCGGCTACGCGCTGAACGCCCGGACCGGCGAGGTCGCCTGGACGTTCTGGGGCACGCCCGGCCCCGGCGAGTACGGCAACGACACCTGGGAGGGCGACACCTGGAAGACCGGCGGTGCCGTCTGCTGGATACACCCGGCGATCGACCCCGAGCTCGGCCTGGTCTACTGGACGTTCGGCAACCCCTATCCCCGGACGAACGGCTCCACCCGGGGCGGGGCGAACCTGTTCTCCAACTGCCTGGTCGCCATCGACGCCAAGACGGGGAAGCGCCGCTGGCACTTCCAGTCCGTCCACCACGACATCTGGGACTACGACAACGTCATGGCCCCGGTGCTGATCGACCTGCAGATCGGTCACCGCAAGCGCAAGGTCGTGGTGTACGGCAGCAAGGTCGGGATGTACTACATCCTGGACCGCGCGACCGGCAGGCCAGTGCACGGCATCACCGAGCGGCCCGTCCCGCAGGAGCCGCGCCAGAAGACCTGGCCGACCCAGCCCTTCCCGGGCGGCGAGCCGTTCGTCCACCAGGCGCCGAGTTTCCACGACGCCACCAGGCCGGTGCCGTACTACCCGACCGGGGGGATCTTCACACCGTTCTGGGACGACGCCACGATCCTGTTCCCCGGCGCGGGCGGCGGTGCGGACTGGTCGTACCTGTCGTTCAGCCCGCACACCGGGTTCGTCTACGTCGGCTACGGGCTCATCAACTCGTCCTACTCCAACACCAACGGCGGACGTGTCAACACCGCGCGCCCCTTCGGGGAGTACTTCTCGGGCGGCCTCGCCGCCGTGGACCCGCGCACGAACAAGCCCGTGTGGCGCAAGGAAGGCGAATGGTCCCTCGCCCACGGCAACGGCATCCTCACCACGGCCGGGCGCGTGATGTTCCAGGGCCGGCCGGACGGGGTGCTCGTCGCCATGGACGACACCAACGGCCGTGACCTGTGGACCTGGCAATGCGGTGCCGGGGTCCACACCAGCCCGATCAGCTACGAGATCGACGGTGAGCAGTACCTCGCGGTCTTCGCCGGCGGAAGCGGGCTGCCCTACCCCGACATCCCCAAGGGCGACCACCTCTGGGCGTTCAAACTCGGCGGGGAGGTCGGTCCGGCGCCCACGCCCACGCCGCCGTCCAGGCGGAACCAGATCCGCGCGGCGGCGGTCGCGGGCGGCGCCGTGAACGACACGGTCACGCTCGGCCGGATCTGGGACCCGGTGGCCGGCGCGCCCGGCGGCGAGGAGAACACCGTCGCGCAGAACGCCATGGCGCCGCAGCACCTGACGGTCCCGGTCGGCACCGAGGTCACCTTCGTGAACCCCGCCGGCAACGGGCACTCACACGGCGCCGCGTCGTTCTTCGAGCACGTCTTCAACAGCGGGCGGCTGAAGCCGGGCGAGTCCTACGAGCACAGGTTCACCGAGCGCGGCGAGTACTTCTACAACGACCCCGTCTTCCCGCAGAGCACCGGGAAGATCGTCGTCCGGTGA
- a CDS encoding ThuA domain-containing protein, which yields MRRPSSPLVAGAAAALGTAAVLVTTSLLGGASATAGAPLAKPEDRGAQQLGDPDYGVCRGTDPRCYHDWGNFDPAEGYEILVYSRTAGPRHANLGPSLPAGMNPPLGDANVAQKALVEMGRTNGFSVDWTEDVAQLSSPARLFGYNAVVFLSTTRDTLDDAAQTSLRQYIRGGGGFVGVHNAFGTEYNWPWYEGLLGGANFYDHPREQPGTVQTVDREDVSTAGLPSRWTFADEWYNLVPFPSRVRFLATVDERTLVQGATGNMNHPGHGSFHPVAWCQYYDGGRAWLTTLGHDAEAFTDDGSAFAGAKEFQSLLLNGIESAMGEKPFCR from the coding sequence ATGAGGAGACCCTCGTCCCCCCTCGTCGCCGGGGCCGCCGCCGCGCTCGGCACGGCCGCGGTGCTCGTCACCACGTCGCTGCTCGGCGGAGCGTCCGCCACCGCCGGCGCGCCGCTCGCCAAGCCCGAGGACCGCGGCGCCCAGCAACTCGGCGACCCCGACTACGGCGTGTGCCGCGGCACCGACCCGCGCTGCTACCACGACTGGGGCAACTTCGACCCGGCCGAGGGCTACGAGATCCTCGTCTACAGCCGGACGGCCGGACCCCGGCACGCCAACCTCGGGCCCAGTCTCCCGGCGGGCATGAACCCGCCGCTCGGCGACGCGAACGTGGCGCAGAAGGCCCTGGTCGAGATGGGCCGGACGAACGGATTCTCCGTCGACTGGACCGAGGACGTGGCGCAGCTGTCCTCCCCGGCCAGGCTCTTCGGCTACAACGCGGTCGTGTTCCTCAGCACGACCCGCGACACCCTCGACGACGCGGCCCAGACGTCGCTGCGGCAGTACATCCGTGGCGGCGGCGGATTCGTCGGCGTCCACAACGCGTTCGGGACCGAGTACAACTGGCCGTGGTACGAGGGCCTCCTCGGCGGCGCCAACTTCTACGACCATCCGCGCGAGCAGCCCGGGACCGTCCAGACCGTCGACCGCGAGGACGTCTCCACCGCCGGGTTGCCGAGCCGCTGGACCTTCGCCGACGAGTGGTACAACCTCGTCCCCTTCCCGAGCCGGGTGCGGTTCCTGGCGACCGTGGACGAAAGGACCCTGGTGCAGGGCGCCACGGGCAACATGAACCACCCGGGGCACGGCTCGTTCCACCCGGTGGCCTGGTGCCAGTACTACGACGGCGGACGCGCCTGGCTCACCACGCTCGGCCACGACGCCGAGGCGTTCACCGACGACGGCAGCGCCTTCGCCGGGGCGAAGGAGTTCCAGAGCCTGCTGCTCAACGGGATCGAGTCCGCGATGGGCGAGAAGCCCTTCTGCCGCTGA